A window of Polynucleobacter sp. KF022 genomic DNA:
GCTCCAAAGATAATAAGTGGCTTACAACACCAAAGCGCTGACCGCCCCACGCACCCTCACGGAAGTCTTGATAATCCACGCCACACAAATCAATCAATTGCTCAAAGGCAAGAGATGGATCATCACGCAACAACATGGCGGATTCAAAATAGGTATCTTCGTTAACAACAACAGTAACTTCACCTAATGCAATCTCAATTGATTGAACGCGCTTACCTAAAACTTTTTCTAAATTGGCGGCTAATTGATTTAAACGGTCTGACATGATTTAAGCCTTCCGCGCAATCGTGCTGGTACGTGCGATCTTGGATTGCAGCTGAATAATTCCATAGATCAATGCTTCCGCAGTTGGAGGGCAACCAGGAACATAAATATCAACTGGCACGATACGGTCACAACCGCGAACAACTGAATACGAGTTGTGGTAGTAGCCACCGCCATTCGCACAAGATCCCATTGAGATTACCCAACGTGGTTCAGGCATTTGGTCGTAAACCTTACGCAAAGCTGGAGCCATCTTGTTACATAAAGTACCGGCCACAATCATTAAATCTGATTGACGTGGTGATGGGCGAAATACCACGCCAAAACGGTCTAAGTCATAACGAGATGCGCCAGCATGCATCATTTCTACCGCGCAGCAGGCAAGACCGAAAGTCATGGGCCATAAAGAACCATTACGAGTCCAGTTAATCAACTGGTCTGCTGTAGTGGTAACAAAACCTTCTTTGAGAACGCCTTCTAATGCCATATCTATCACTCCCAGTCGAGAGCGCCCTTTTTCCAGATATATACGAATCCCACAATGAATTCCAATAAGAAAATCACCATAGAGGCGTAGCCAAGCCATCCAATATCACGTAGAGCTACACCCCATGGGAATAGGAATGCGGTTTCTAAGTCAAACAGGATGAAGAGAATGGCGATTAAGTAGTAGCGCACGTCGAACTTCATACGCGCATCTTCGAATGCTTCAAAACCGCACTCATATGGAGAGAGTTTTTCAGCGTCAGGCTTCGAAGGAGCCAAAATTTTTCCGAGGAACATGGGGACTAATCCCACCCCAATACCTACGAGGATAAAAAGCAGAACAGGAAAGTAATTAGCGAGATTCAAAATAGCCCTGATTCGTTTGTCTAGTAAATCCTAAAAGCAGCAAATTATTAATTATTCCACTACATAAAGTGTTGATTTAGAGCAAAAACCCTTATCAATACTCGTTTTTGGTGCCGACGGCGAGACTCGAACTCGCACAGCCTAAGCCACTACCCCCTCAAGATAGCGTGTCTACCAATTTCACCACGTCGGCATCTTGCAAAACCCATCAATTCTACTGCATTGCACCACTGCACTACCCCATTTTTTGGGCATTTAAATACGTAAAAACCTACTTTTTTACTTAGGAACTGCTGGCTTACTTGGGTCTTGAACTGGAGCAACAGGAGCAGCTGGAGCCACTACTGGGGCTACTGTTCCAGAAAGAACGCCGGGGCTCACTTCTTTCTTATTGCCAATCCAGGTAATACCCAGGGTGCTGATAAAGAAAACAGCAGCAAAAATAGCTGTCGCATGAGAAAGGAAGTTGGCTGAGCCACTAGCGCCAAAGAGGCTGCCAGAAGAGCCAGAACCAAAGGCTGCACCCATATCGGCGCCTTTGCCCTGCTGCAACAGAACCAAGAGAATCACAGCCAAAGCTGAGATTACCTGCAATACGATCAATAAAGTCTTAAACCATTCCACAGCTTATCTCCAAATAAAAAATCTATGCCTGACAGATGGCTAGAAAGTCCTGAGGATTCAGTGAAGCACCCCCAACCAATCCACCATCAATATCCGGCATGGCAAACAATTCAACGGCATTGTCAGGTTTGACACTACCGCCATACAAAATTCCTACATGCGAAGCGACGTCCTCATTAAATTCAGCTAACTGCTGACGAATAGCGTGATGCATATCCTGCGCTACCTGAGCGCTAGCAACCTTACCGGTACCAATTGCCCAAACTGGCTCATAAGCAATCAGGCAGTCAGCCAGTCGATCTTGAAGAACGCTAACCTGCTTGGCAACTTGTGAGCAAACAATCTCTTCTGCTCGACCAGAATTTCTTTCATCCGCCGTCTCACCAACACAAATGACTGGCGTCATACCGTTATCCAGAACTTGAAGCGCTTTAGCAGCAACTACCTCATCAACCTCTTGATGCAATTGACGACGTTCAGAGTGACCAACAATGACGTAAGTACAGCCAACTTCTTTGAGCATTGGCGCGGATACCTCACCGGTATATGCGCCAGAACTGTAAGCAGATGCATCTTGCGCTCCTAAGCTCAAAAACGCTAGAGAATGCGCTTTAATTAACTCAGCACATTGAGGCAAATATGGAAATGGTGGACATACGGCATATTTACGACCTGAGGGCATACCACTCTCCATGCCACGAGCAACGATCTTGACCCAGTCTTGATTACTTGCAAGACTGCCATTCATTTTCCAATTGCCGATAACGATGAGTGGTCGCATATGGGTATTGAATTTTCTAGACAGTTAAAACGATTTTGCCAACGTGCTCAGACGACTCCATCAATGCATGAGCATCAGCAGCCTGATCTAGCGTAAATGTCTTATAAATAACGGGCTTGAGTTTGCCCGCATTCAGCAAAGGCCAAACATGTTCAAAGAGCTGCTTGGTAATTTGCTTCTTAAAAGAAACGGGGCGCGGACGCAATGTTGAACCAGTAATAGTCAAGCGTCGACGCAAAATCTGATTGGTACTCACTTCAGCTTTAGAGCCACCCTGGATGGCAATGATCACGATGCGGCCATCATCAGCCAGGCAATCGATTTCTTTTTGCACGTAAGCGCCGGTAACCATATCCAGAATGACGTTTACACCCTTGCCATCTGTAGCTTTTTTGACTTCCTCAACAAAGTCTTGTGTCTTGTAATTGATGGCAAGATCAGCACCTAAAGCCACGCAAGCAGCACACTTTTCATCAGTACCGGCCGTTACAAATACTTTGTGCCCCAAGGCTTTTGCAATCAAGATCGCAGTAACACCAATGCCGCTAGAGCCGCCTTGAACCAGCAAAGTTTCGCCTTCAGCTAATTCACCACGCATGAAGACATTGCTCCAAACGGTGTAGAACGTTTCAGGTAAAGCTGCTGCCTCTTGGTCGCTAAAACCTTTAGGATATGGCAGGCACTGAGCAACAGGTGCGGTACATAGTTCTGCATAGCCACCACCTTGAACTAATGCACACACCTTATCGCCAAGCTTTAATCCAAATACATTGTCAGAGTGAGATAAATCACCACCGACAATCTCACCTGCAACTTCAAGACCGGGAATATCAGATGCACCTGCTGGAACTGGGTAATGCCCTTTGCGTTGTAAAACGTCTGGACGATTAATTCCAGCAGCTAAAACTTTGATCAAAATTTCACCAGTTCCAGCAGCCGGAGCTACTGGATCAGGGCGATTGGTTGGCACCAACATTTCTGGCGCACCAAATTCTTTGATTTCAATTACGCGCATAGATATTCCTACTAGCTAATGTAATTAAGCAGACTCGCCAGATGCAGGAGCAACTTCAGCCACTGCTTCAGTTGCGCCAGCTAAAGGAGCAATCGTGCCACCTTCATCAGCCATCGCAGCTTTCAATGACAAACGTAAACGGCCACGCTCATCAGCAGCCAATAATTTCACGCGAACAATTTGACCTTCAGCCAAATAGTCCTTCACTTCTTTTACGCGCTCATTTGAGATTTCAGAGATGTGCAAAAGGCCGTCTTTGCCTGGAAGAATATTGACCAAAGCGCCGAATTCAAGCAATTTCACAACTGGACCTTCGTAGATCTTGCCTACTTCTGCTTCAGCAGTAATGCCTTCAATGCGTGCTTTTGCTTCTGCCATGCCTTCAGCAGATGTAGAAGCAATAGTTACAGTGCCGTCATCTTTAATGTCGATGCTGCAACCAGTTTCTTTAGTCAACGCTTGAATTGTTGCGCCGCCTTTACCGATTACTTCACGAATCTTGTCTGGATGAATCTTGAAAGAAACCATACGTGGAGCATGTGCGGATAATTCTGTACGAACTGAACCCATCGCTTCTTGCATTTTGCTCAAGATGTGCAAGCGGCCTTCTTTAGCTTGCGCCAAAGCTACTTGCATAATTTCTTTAGTGATACCTTGTACTTTGATGTCCATCTGCAAAGCAGTAATACCATTCGCTGTACCAGCAACTTTAAAGTCCATATCACCTAAGTGATCTTCGTCACCCAAGATGTCTGTCAACACAGCAAAACGATTGCCATCAAGGATCAAGCCCATTGCTACGCCAGCAACGTGCGCTTTAACTGGAACACCAGCGTCCATCATTGCTAAACAGCCACCGCAAACAGAAGCCATTGAAGATGAGCCATTGGACTCAGTAATCTCTGAAACCACACGAATGCTGTATGCAAAATCTTCTGCACTTGGCAATACTGGAATCAATGCACGTTTAGCCAAACGACCGTGACCAATTTCACGACGCTTAGGGCTACCTACGCGACCTGTTTCGCCAGTAGCAAACGGAGGCATGTTGTAGTGGAACATGAAACGATCGCGGTATTCACCTTCGAGCGCATCAATAATTTGCTCGTCACGTGCAGTACCCAATGTTGCAACAACCAATGCTTGAGTTTCACCACGAGTAAACAATGCTGAACCGTGTGTACGTGGCAATACGCCGTTACGAATTTCAATCGGACGAACTGTACGTGTATCACGACCATCGATACGTGGCTCACCATTCAAAATCTGGCTACGAACAATCTTCGCTTCGATTTCAAACATGATGTCGCTCACAGCAACAGCATCAACATCACCCTCTTCGGATAACTTAGCCATTACTTCTTTAGAAATTTCTTTGAGCTTGTCTGAACGAGCGCCTTTTTGACGAATCTGATAAGCCTCACGCAATGGCGCTTCAGCCAATGCAGTTACCTTAGCGATGAATGGCTCATCTTTAGGAGCTGCAGTCCAATCCCACTCAGGTTTGCCAGCTTCACGTACTAAATCATTAATAGCGTTGATCGCTGTTTGCATTTGGTCATGACCATATACAACTGCGCCCAACATCACTTCTTCAGATAATTGATTTGCTTCAGACTCAACCATCAATACAGCTGCCTGTGTACCAGCAACGATTAAATCGAGTTCGCTAGTAGCTTGTTCTGTACGTGTCGGATTCAAGAGGTATTGGCCATTTGCATAACCAACACGTGCTGCACCAACTGGGCCGGCAAATGGGATGCCTGAAACAGCTAAGGCTGCAGATGCAGCGATCAAAGCAGGAATATCAGCAGGAACGTCTGGGTTGATCGACAACACGTGCACCACAACCTGAACTTCGTTCAAGAAACCTTCTGGGAATAAAGGACGCAATGGGCGGTCAATCAAACGGGAGATCAACGTCTCGCCTTCAGATGGACGACCTTCGCGGCGGAAGAATCCACCGGGGATCTTGCCTGCTGCGTAAGTTTTTTCTAGGTAATCAACAGTCAATGGGAAAAAAGACTGGCCTGGCTTTGCAGACTTAGAGGCAACAACTGTACCCATTACTACTGTGTCGTCTACGTTAACGATAACGGCACCACCGGATTGACGAGCAATCTCGCCTGTTTCCATAGTGACTTGATGATTGCCCCATTGAAAACTTTTAACTGCTTTTTTAAACATAGTCATTCTGATCTTCTCCAAATTGTTCACGCAAAACTCACATGAGCATTGCGCTTGTCGTGGGATAAAGCAGTGTCACGACAACACTGGAGCGATTTAAGATCACAAGGGATGCCATTCCAGGGAGACTCTGAACCTTCTTCAGAAGCTCATTGGAATGACACAATCCCCTACACAAATAATCTTGAAGCGCCCAAAAAACATGCCATCTGCTTAAGACTGATTCTGTGAAGAAACAACCCTAAGAAAGATGGCATTGCATACCGATAAGAATTACTTACGGAGACCTAATTTCTCAATCAATGCGCGATAGCGATCCAAATCTTTGCCTTTGAGGTAATCCAAGAGGCGACGGCGACGTGAAACCATCTTCAACAAACCACGACGGCTGTGATGATCTTTAGCGTTAGCCTTGAAATGGGGGGTTAATTCATTGATGCGGGCTGTAAGCAATGAAACTTGAACTTCAGGGCTACCCGTATCGTTTGCGCTGCGCGCGTTTTCTTTGACGATTTCCGCCGTTTTAATATCAGCAACTGCCATTTTTAATACTCCTAACTTGCGAACACGTGAGCTTTCACCCAATATGTGTCGTGCGTATTTAACAAAATAAAACAAAAAAAGCTTTACAAATCAAAGCCCTCGAATTGTAGCAGACAGCAGCCCAAAAGAAAGAATTGCCCCACAGATATTGTTATTCTCTAGGGGTAAATGAATCTTCTAATTATAAAATATCTATATTAATCAATAACTTACAAAAATGATCTCCATTTTCCGCGCTTTCAGCCCCCTCCTTTTCCTAGCTTTTTGCATGAACACCCCTGTTTTTGCCCAGTTTTCAAATCCCTTTGCTTCAGACAAGACGGTTGCCCAGCAACAACAGGACATTTTGACTAAGAACGAACAAACTCTAAAGCGGCTGTATTCCGTTGAGCCAAAAGCTAAAGAGTTAATCGAGAAATCTGCTGGATACGCGACGTTTAGTAATTTTGGAATGAAAATTTTGATTGCCGGCGGCGGCACGGGCAGCGGCGTAGTCATCAGCAAAGATAAAAAGCCGGTTTATATGAATATGGCTGAGGTCCAAGCAGGACTAGGCCTCGGCATCAAGTCCTTTCAGAACATTTTCATTTTTCAAAATGATGCAGCCATGAATGAATTCGTGAATTCAGGCTGGACTTTTGGTGGTCAAGTAACTGCTGCCGCCAAGTATGAAAAAGATGGTGGCGCTTATCAGGATGCAACGGTTGTTGCGCCTGGGGTCTTAATGTATCAACTCACTGACTCCGGCCTTGCCGCTGAAATCACCGGCAAGGGCACGAAGTACTATAAAAATACTGACCTAAATAAGTAATCTGATGATGACGTTTATGGCGTCATCTGCGCATTGAGCTTAGCCTGGCTTGGATCATGCAATTTATTCAAGGCTGATAAATACGCTTTCGCAGAAGCGGCAATGATGTCAGGGTCAGTACCAACACCATTCACAATACGGCCACCTTTTGCTAAACGCACGGTCACTTCGCCTTGCGATTGCGTTCCTGAAGTAATCGCATTAACCGAATAAAGCAACTGCTCTGCTCCACTCTTAGCAATGCCTTCAATAGCATTCAAGCTAGCATCAACTGGACCGTTACCTTCTGCTTCCGAGCTAATCTCTTTGTCACCCATGCGGAAAGTCACACGTGACTTAGGACGCTCACCAGTTTCAGAGTGTTGGCTCAATGAAATAAATTTGTAATGCTCGCCCTCTTCTGCCGCAGAAGAATCAGACATAATGGCAATAATATCTTCGTCAAAAATCTCTGACTTCTGATCCGCCAATGATTTAAAACGAGTAAATGCTTCGTTCAAATCAGCTTCAGCTTCAACCGTAATACCCAATTCTTGTAAGCGTTGCTTAAAGGCATTGCGGCCCGACAATTTACCCAAAACAATTTTATTTGCAGACCAACCCACATCTTCCGCACGCATAATTTCATAGGTGTCGCGGTTTTTTAAGATGCCATCCTGATGGATGCCTGAAGTATGTGCAAAAGCATTTGCACCAACCACCGCCTTATTAGGCTGCACAACAAAGCCGGTAATTTGAGAAACTAATTTAGATGCTGGGACAATTTGTGTAGCATCAATACCGCAAACCATATCAAAATAGTCTTTACGAGTGCGCAATGACATCACAATTTCTTCTAATGCAGTATTGCCTGCACGTTCACCCAAGCCGTTAATCGTGCACTCGATTTGACGAGCTCCACCAATCTTGACGCCAGCCAAAGAGTTAGCCACCGCCATACCTAAGTCGTTATGGCAATGCACAGACCACACTGCTTTATCTGAGTTTGGAACTCGAGTACGCAAGGTCTTAATAAACTCTCCATACAACTCAGGAGTTGCGTAACCTACGGTATCCGGAATATTGATTGTTGATGCGCCTTCATTAATGACCGCCTCAACTACTCTGCATAAGAAATCCATTTCTGAACGATAGCCATCCTCAGCAGAGAATTCAATATCGGAAGCCAAATTACGTGCAAAACGAATAGAACGTTTCGCTTGCTCCAATACCTCTTCTGGAGACATGCGCAACTTCACAGCCATATGCAGAGGGCTGGTTGCCAAGAATGCATGAATTCGTTTGGCATTGGCGGCTTGCAATGCGTCAGCGGCACGAGTGATGTCCTTATCATTTGCTCTGGCTAAAGAGCACACAATAGAGTCCTTAACGGCAGCAGCAACAGCAGATATCGCCTGGAAATCACCTTCAGAGCTTGCTGCAAAGCCAGCCTCGATTACATCAACCTTAAGACGCTCTAACTGACGGGCAATCCGTACTTTTTCGTCTTTAGTCATTGATGCGCCAGGTGACTGTTCGCCATCACGCAAGGTGGTATCAAAAATGATTACTTTGTCGCTCATAACTACTCTCCGGTTTTAAATACTTCTGAACTCATGAATTCAATCTTATAAAACAAAAACCCCAGCAATTTGCTGGGGCTGGTATGTGTTGGCTAATGAATTTTTTTTATCTCATTAACTCAGGCCTTACCCGCCCCAAGCTTTAGGCTTAGTGCTAGCAGAAGAAGGCTAGATAAAAGTGAGAAATTCGTAGTCATGGAATTACTATACCCCAAAATGATGGAATTAGCTAAAACGCTTTCCACTGAGTCGTTCCCAGGCCCAAATCACATAGCCGGATATGGAATACACCACAAACAAACCAAATAGGGTTAATGGCGGGTTAGATGAGATTAGAACAAAGGTCAAAATCATCAAAACCATCACACCAAAAGGCACGCGGTAGCGAACGTCTAAGGCTTTGCCACTATAAAAACGGGCATTGGAAACCATCGTTAAACCGGCATAGACCGCAATGAAGAAAGTTACCCAAGGAATCGCAGTGTCACGCACCGGAATCTTGTTGTCATCAGCCAACCAGATAAAGCCGGCCATTAAAGCCCCAGCTGCTGGGCTTGGCAAACCTTGGAAAAACTTCTTATCCACGACGCCTGTGTTCACATTAAAACGCGCTAAACGTAAAGCAGCGCCAGCGCAGTATGTAAATGCAGCCAACCAGCCCCATTTACCCAAATCTTTTAAGGCCCACTCATATGCAACCAATGCAGGTGCAACACCAAAGGAAACCATATCTGCCAAAGAGTCGTACTGCTCGCCAAAAGCACTCTGAGTATTAGTCATACGCGCTACACGGCCATCCATGCCATCCAAGACTAAAGATGCAAAGATCGCGATTGCCGCCATCTCAAATTGATGGTTCATCGCATTCACAATAGCAAAGAAACCGCAAAACAAAGCTGCGGTGGTGAATGCGTTTGGTAGGAGGTAAATCCCCTTGCTGCGTAAGCGGGGCTTTTGAGGGTGCAACTCTTCTACTTCGTAATCAATTCCATCACCCAACTCCTCTGCCCATTCCTCGTTGGAAATGGGTGTATGTTTATGGGAGAGACGGCTACGGTCTATGCGACCACGACGGCGAAATGTTGTCAAAAAATATCCTAGTGAATAATATTTCGAATCAATCTAAACCAGGCAAACGCGCCAAAGCGGTATTTGTTGCAAATACTTTATCACCAACACTCACTAATGGTTCGGCTGTTAGAGGTAAATACACATCAACACGCGAACCAAAGCGAATAAAACCATAGCGCTCACCGGCTTTAAGGCGGTCGCCAACATGTATATAACAAAGAATACGGCGTGCAATTAAGCCGGCAACCTGAACCAAAGTCACGATTTGACCATTGGCATCAATTACTACGGCATTACGCTCATTCTCTGTAGACGCCTTATCTAAATCAGCATTGACGAACTTGCCAGGGAAATATTGCACTTCCTTCACCAAGCCATTCACCGCGCTGCGATTAGAGTGGACATTGAATACGTTCATGAATACGCTAATTTTCAGCGCTTCACGACCAGCATAAGGATCATTGGTTTTTTCAACCACCACAATGCGACCATCAGCCGGGGACAAAACAAGATCGCGGCCCATTGCAGGAATACGTTGTGGGTCGCGGAAGAACTGCAGAACAAAGATAAAGATAATCCACAGAGGCCATGACCACGCTATGCCACCGAGATAGTGAACAAGTAAAGTCACTGCCCCCACTAACGCTAAATACGGCCAACCTTCTTTCGCAATAATGGGGTGCGGATACATCATCTTTGTTTTGAGCCTTTTTATTTACTGCTATTGGTTAATTGCTTTGCTTTTTAGCTTAGTTCTTAGTTTGGTCAACCAATTTGTTCTTCGCAATCCAAGGCATCATAGCGCGCAATTTAGCGCCAACCACTTCGATGTCATGCTCTGCATTCAAACGACGACGTGAAATCAAAGTAGGCGCACCTGCTTTGTTTTCCAAGATGAAGCTCTTTGCGTACTCACCAGTTTGAATATCTTTCAAGCACTGACGCATTGCATTCTTAGTGTCTTCTGTAACAACGCGTGGGCCAGTGACATACTCACCGTACTCAGCATTATTAGAGATTGAATAGTTCATGTTGGCGATACCACCTTCGTAGATCAAGTCAACGATCAACTTGAGCTCATGCAAGCACTCGAAGTAAGCCATCTCAGGAGCGTAACCAGCCTCAACCAAAGTTTCAAAACCAGCCTTGATCAACTCAACAGCGCCACCACAAAGAACAGCCTGTTCACCGAACAAGTCAGTTTCAGTTTCTTCGCGGAAGTTGGTTTCGATGATGCCAGCACGGCCACCGCCGTTAGCAGTTGCATATGACAAAGCAACATCGCGCGCTGAACCAGATTTATCTTGGTAAACGGCGATCAAATGAGGAACACCGCCACCTTGTGCGTATGTGCCACGAACAGTGTGACCAGGCGCTTTCGGAGCGATCATGATGACATCCAAATCAGCACGTGGCTGAACTTGACCGTAGTGAACGTTAAAGCCGTGAGCAAAAGCAAGGGCAGCGCCCTGCTTGATATTGCCGTGAACTTCCTTGTTGTAAACATCAGCGATTTGCTCATCAGGCAACAACATCATAACTACGTCTGCGTCTTTAACAGCTTCGCCAACTTCTTTTACTGTCAAGCCAGCATTTGCGGCTTTGCTCCAGGAAGCGCCATCTTTACGCAAACCAACGGTAACGTTAACGCCAGAATCTTTGAGGTTCAATGCGTGCGCGTGACCTTGTGAACCATAACCAATGATGGTGACTTTCTTGCCCTTAATAAGGGACAAATCAGCGTCTTTATCGTAAAAAACTTTCATGCTCTTTCCTTGTATTGAAAATGTAATTAATGCAGTAATTAGTTAAAAAATTAAACCTTGAGGATGCGTTCTCCGCGACCAATTCCGGAACCGCCAGAGCGGACAGTTTCCAAAATCGATGCGCGATCGATCGAATCAATAAAGGCATCCAACTTGGCACCATCACCCGTTAACTCAATGGTGTAACTCTTGTCTGTCACATCAATAATGCGACCACGGAAGATATCGGTTGTACGCTTAAGCTCTTCACGCTCTTTACCTACAGCGCGCACCTTGATCATCATGAGCTCGCGCTCAATATGAGGACCTTCACTCAAATCAAATACCTTAACAACCTCAACCAAGCGGTTTAAGTGTTTAGTGATTTGCTCAATGACATCGTCGGAACCAAAGGTAACGATAGTCATACGGGACAAAGATGGATCTTCAGTTGGCGCCACACTTAAAGTATCAATGTTGTAACCGCGCGCAGAAAAAAGACCTACAACGCGTGACAATGCGCCCGGCTCGTTCTCAATCAGTACAGAAATAATATGGCGCATTAGAGATCCTCACTACCCAAAAGCATTTCAGTAATACCCTTACCTGCTTGAACCATAGGCCAAACGTTTTCTTCTGGGTCAGTCTGGAAATCCATAAATACAGTGCGAT
This region includes:
- a CDS encoding 2-isopropylmalate synthase, with the protein product MSDKVIIFDTTLRDGEQSPGASMTKDEKVRIARQLERLKVDVIEAGFAASSEGDFQAISAVAAAVKDSIVCSLARANDKDITRAADALQAANAKRIHAFLATSPLHMAVKLRMSPEEVLEQAKRSIRFARNLASDIEFSAEDGYRSEMDFLCRVVEAVINEGASTINIPDTVGYATPELYGEFIKTLRTRVPNSDKAVWSVHCHNDLGMAVANSLAGVKIGGARQIECTINGLGERAGNTALEEIVMSLRTRKDYFDMVCGIDATQIVPASKLVSQITGFVVQPNKAVVGANAFAHTSGIHQDGILKNRDTYEIMRAEDVGWSANKIVLGKLSGRNAFKQRLQELGITVEAEADLNEAFTRFKSLADQKSEIFDEDIIAIMSDSSAAEEGEHYKFISLSQHSETGERPKSRVTFRMGDKEISSEAEGNGPVDASLNAIEGIAKSGAEQLLYSVNAITSGTQSQGEVTVRLAKGGRIVNGVGTDPDIIAASAKAYLSALNKLHDPSQAKLNAQMTP
- the tpiA gene encoding triose-phosphate isomerase, yielding MRPLIVIGNWKMNGSLASNQDWVKIVARGMESGMPSGRKYAVCPPFPYLPQCAELIKAHSLAFLSLGAQDASAYSSGAYTGEVSAPMLKEVGCTYVIVGHSERRQLHQEVDEVVAAKALQVLDNGMTPVICVGETADERNSGRAEEIVCSQVAKQVSVLQDRLADCLIAYEPVWAIGTGKVASAQVAQDMHHAIRQQLAEFNEDVASHVGILYGGSVKPDNAVELFAMPDIDGGLVGGASLNPQDFLAICQA
- a CDS encoding NADH-quinone oxidoreductase subunit A, producing the protein MNLANYFPVLLFILVGIGVGLVPMFLGKILAPSKPDAEKLSPYECGFEAFEDARMKFDVRYYLIAILFILFDLETAFLFPWGVALRDIGWLGYASMVIFLLEFIVGFVYIWKKGALDWE
- a CDS encoding NAD(P)H-quinone oxidoreductase; protein product: MRVIEIKEFGAPEMLVPTNRPDPVAPAAGTGEILIKVLAAGINRPDVLQRKGHYPVPAGASDIPGLEVAGEIVGGDLSHSDNVFGLKLGDKVCALVQGGGYAELCTAPVAQCLPYPKGFSDQEAAALPETFYTVWSNVFMRGELAEGETLLVQGGSSGIGVTAILIAKALGHKVFVTAGTDEKCAACVALGADLAINYKTQDFVEEVKKATDGKGVNVILDMVTGAYVQKEIDCLADDGRIVIIAIQGGSKAEVSTNQILRRRLTITGSTLRPRPVSFKKQITKQLFEHVWPLLNAGKLKPVIYKTFTLDQAADAHALMESSEHVGKIVLTV
- a CDS encoding phosphatidylserine decarboxylase; this encodes MMYPHPIIAKEGWPYLALVGAVTLLVHYLGGIAWSWPLWIIFIFVLQFFRDPQRIPAMGRDLVLSPADGRIVVVEKTNDPYAGREALKISVFMNVFNVHSNRSAVNGLVKEVQYFPGKFVNADLDKASTENERNAVVIDANGQIVTLVQVAGLIARRILCYIHVGDRLKAGERYGFIRFGSRVDVYLPLTAEPLVSVGDKVFATNTALARLPGLD
- the secG gene encoding preprotein translocase subunit SecG encodes the protein MEWFKTLLIVLQVISALAVILLVLLQQGKGADMGAAFGSGSSGSLFGASGSANFLSHATAIFAAVFFISTLGITWIGNKKEVSPGVLSGTVAPVVAPAAPVAPVQDPSKPAVPK
- a CDS encoding NADH-quinone oxidoreductase subunit B codes for the protein MALEGVLKEGFVTTTADQLINWTRNGSLWPMTFGLACCAVEMMHAGASRYDLDRFGVVFRPSPRQSDLMIVAGTLCNKMAPALRKVYDQMPEPRWVISMGSCANGGGYYHNSYSVVRGCDRIVPVDIYVPGCPPTAEALIYGIIQLQSKIARTSTIARKA
- the pnp gene encoding polyribonucleotide nucleotidyltransferase — encoded protein: MTMFKKAVKSFQWGNHQVTMETGEIARQSGGAVIVNVDDTVVMGTVVASKSAKPGQSFFPLTVDYLEKTYAAGKIPGGFFRREGRPSEGETLISRLIDRPLRPLFPEGFLNEVQVVVHVLSINPDVPADIPALIAASAALAVSGIPFAGPVGAARVGYANGQYLLNPTRTEQATSELDLIVAGTQAAVLMVESEANQLSEEVMLGAVVYGHDQMQTAINAINDLVREAGKPEWDWTAAPKDEPFIAKVTALAEAPLREAYQIRQKGARSDKLKEISKEVMAKLSEEGDVDAVAVSDIMFEIEAKIVRSQILNGEPRIDGRDTRTVRPIEIRNGVLPRTHGSALFTRGETQALVVATLGTARDEQIIDALEGEYRDRFMFHYNMPPFATGETGRVGSPKRREIGHGRLAKRALIPVLPSAEDFAYSIRVVSEITESNGSSSMASVCGGCLAMMDAGVPVKAHVAGVAMGLILDGNRFAVLTDILGDEDHLGDMDFKVAGTANGITALQMDIKVQGITKEIMQVALAQAKEGRLHILSKMQEAMGSVRTELSAHAPRMVSFKIHPDKIREVIGKGGATIQALTKETGCSIDIKDDGTVTIASTSAEGMAEAKARIEGITAEAEVGKIYEGPVVKLLEFGALVNILPGKDGLLHISEISNERVKEVKDYLAEGQIVRVKLLAADERGRLRLSLKAAMADEGGTIAPLAGATEAVAEVAPASGESA
- the rpsO gene encoding 30S ribosomal protein S15, with product MAVADIKTAEIVKENARSANDTGSPEVQVSLLTARINELTPHFKANAKDHHSRRGLLKMVSRRRRLLDYLKGKDLDRYRALIEKLGLRK
- the pssA gene encoding CDP-diacylglycerol--serine O-phosphatidyltransferase, whose amino-acid sequence is MTTFRRRGRIDRSRLSHKHTPISNEEWAEELGDGIDYEVEELHPQKPRLRSKGIYLLPNAFTTAALFCGFFAIVNAMNHQFEMAAIAIFASLVLDGMDGRVARMTNTQSAFGEQYDSLADMVSFGVAPALVAYEWALKDLGKWGWLAAFTYCAGAALRLARFNVNTGVVDKKFFQGLPSPAAGALMAGFIWLADDNKIPVRDTAIPWVTFFIAVYAGLTMVSNARFYSGKALDVRYRVPFGVMVLMILTFVLISSNPPLTLFGLFVVYSISGYVIWAWERLSGKRFS
- a CDS encoding YSC84-related protein — its product is MNTPVFAQFSNPFASDKTVAQQQQDILTKNEQTLKRLYSVEPKAKELIEKSAGYATFSNFGMKILIAGGGTGSGVVISKDKKPVYMNMAEVQAGLGLGIKSFQNIFIFQNDAAMNEFVNSGWTFGGQVTAAAKYEKDGGAYQDATVVAPGVLMYQLTDSGLAAEITGKGTKYYKNTDLNK